The genomic DNA GTCAAAATATACTTTTGGGACAATTTTGAATATtacatacatttcaaaatatattatgcaaatatatttcaaattcatattttttttgtgtgtatgggcaGAAAACCTAGCCTGGCTCTGCACGTCTACATAATTCTGCTCAATTTAACTGACTAATATcactgaatgtagggctaatgcTAATAGTTCATACTAATCCGAAATATTTAGAAGGGCTAGCACTCCACCAATCTGAATCGACAGGTCAAATCAGCCAAAATGAACACCATTGGCTCCTCCAACTGACGACAGCATGGGGCACACCAAAGACCTCGCCCGACTGTCCGACGACGTCCAACAGACAATaatcgggttggtgtgtcccGGCCtttagaaagctagataccgcattgtcAGTCAAGTTCTATTAGGGGGCATTGTAAACGCGGACACCATATTGCTGCATGGGGGCAACACCTTTGACCAAGTTATCTGTCTGATTTCCAGAGTCGCTTCTCCATTGGCCTCAAGTGATTGTTTCCCCCACCAAGATGGTGTCACTATTTCCGTACGTTCTGGAGCTAAATGCGGtatagctttctaatatctttGCCCTCCCATCCAGAattaaacgtttgccaatggagctAGGTCAGACTCTATGCAAAATCAAAGTCTGGTATTACCAGGCTagagaaaaccagccatgcaacttctGAGAACGGCCCGACGAATCTCGCaagaatcgtgaaacattactTTGCAGTAGATATGGCTGGACatagtttttgcctgttgttaatccttcatgtccacaacaaaagcaattTCATTGTGCACATGGGGGATAAGTCACGAAAAGTTtactatttacaacagcagagtgaCATATAAATATGTCACAACTCGAGCGTGAGCTCAGTCgccaaaaatacctaaacctgcatagtgtacctttaatggCATAACAATGTTCAATGCTGATTTGACAGCATTAGCATTGCTGTTTTATATaatgatctttttttattatttttttttcaggcaatggcatggcatggcatgtctACGTTTGGATGAGCTGCAGAGCACCATAGACTCAGCAGTGCTTTGATGGTGGAATAATTCTGAGTTTATTATTGGTTTCGGTCTATgaccagtatttttttttctattctgaGTTAAATCATTGATTAAGTATCGGTTCTTTATTACACCTTTTTGCTGAATAAAAGAGGGGAACCCTCATTTGGCATCTTATCCGGTGCAGCCTTCCTGCTTTCCACCACGCCACACAGCTACCCTGTTGGCATGGGTGGCATGGGTTCTCCCAGAACCTCTTCACCATGCTTATCTTTGTAATCATGATAGCCAGCCAGCTGTTAGTTTGATACAATTAACTGTTTGTTTGATATAATCAACTTGGTCAGAGTTTTTGTACCTGTGGAACAAAACTTTAAAGTTTAGAAACAGTGATGAGGTGACTTTTCCCCAACTATCATCTTATTCCTAAACTAACACAATGTGACCAGTGGGTGTTGGGAGtgtaaataaaatacacattatttaTGATAAAGTAGCATGTAGGCAAACATCAGGAAGGATTTTACGTCATAATTCATGTATCCAGTCCCCAATCAGCGCCTAAACGGGGATTCGAGCCCTGGATTGCAGGGGTAAAACAATCAAATTGGGGGTATCACTTTAAATACCAATCTCTGAACAGCAGAGATCATAAGCCACAGTAGCCTATCAGTCTGGAAATAAAGGCGTAAGGCAGTCCTGTTATATAAACATACTCCTAGCACGAAACGGCTGACTGAATCACTGTTTGACATAATTTATTAAATCACTGTGTTCAATTAGATAGGTCCTTAAATATCTAAGGTAAGTGTACATTGTGGACTTAACCTACCATGCTAAAGatgctagcaagttagcataacTAGCTGAGAAAAAATGGCCAACTTGTATTTCATGAGCAAAACTAAAATGTCCCTATATTTAATGATATGTGTTTTCTGCTAACTGTCTGACTGTGAACTACGGTGTCACTTAATTATTCACCATATTTCCATTACACGTTGAGGTTGCAACTCAGTTCCTTTGTCGCATGTTCAGATAAGTTAGCTGTGTTGGGGTACCTAGCTGAAGTGGCCTACCGGTAAGTTAGTTAGCTGATGGTAACATTATTTAGTTAGATTGCCACCGGTCTTTGACGAATGCCAACATAAAGGTGAACGTTAACTAAGTGGTTACCACAAGTTTGGGATTCAAATTAAAGTCTGCTATGTGTATAATATTAATGCTGTAGTCTAGCTAAGGTTTGCATTCTCTCAGGACATCCCTCTTCATCTTGGTGTTACTTTTAAGCGAGGAAACGTAAGTTAATAGGGCTATATGTAGCTAAATAACGTATATGATTTCAGTCTCTCGCCaattatactgaaaacaatttGCATTTGAACACGCGTGCCTACCATTATGTCTCATAACGTCAACTTAGGCTGTTCCTCGTGCGTGTATTTTTGCTTATTTTGTTAGAATGACGCTTTAGATGTAGTGCACGTTAGCTAACTCTAGCCTTTCCGTGTGGTTCTGTCCTTGCATCGTTATGGGCGTATTAATGTTGCATATTACTGGCAATTAAACTATGTTGACCTCCAATAGTTTATAGTGCTCATAGAATGTGTAATGTTATTTGGTGGATATCTTGGCATGGATGTTTGTACACGCTCGATACGAGGAACACATTGTACAGCGGTGGTGCCTGATGGAAAAAGGAACGACGCCACAAGTACTCTTGCTAAACATTTACGGCTAGCTAGGTTTTCAGTTAATGTTTTTGAGGACATTTAATCTATTTCAGAAACATCTTACTTGTTGAGCGAATGAATGTGGGGTTTAGCTTTTTCTCCCCCCGAAAGATTTGTTTTATTGGTAAAATCAACTAATTGGCAACGTTAGCCGGTGTGAATTTAGCCGTTCGATAGCTATGCTAGATAGGTGTCATCCACTGCAAACGGGTCAACGACATATTCAGACCTTGCATCCTAGCTTGGTCAGTGCAAGCGTTTCATAGTAGTCGCTATAAGGTGACGGTCCAGGGATGAGTTGTGTTCGTTATGTAAAAATCGTCAGACTGTGTGTTGAACACTGTCGATCTATATTTGCTTTACTGTAATACGAAAATAAGAAGGGTGTGATTACAACATGCTAATGTACTACACGCACACATTAACTCGAAGAAGTCTAATCCTAAAATAGGATGTTGAATATTAATGGTCAAATTGGTTGTCTAGGACTAGGTGGAGCAGCCTCGCCCTTTAACCTCTACTCTTGGGTATCTGAAGGGAGAAAGCATCCACCAGAGAATAATCTAGAAATTCTCAGAGAGCTCTCATAGTTTCCTTTGATTTTTCTCCTGTCATCCCACCTCAACAATATATGGCTTCATATTTGGAGCAATGAAATTGTAGGCCTGTTAGTAGTAATATTTCATTAATGAAGTTGAATACTGCAGCATCATTTGTAATTGCTTAGAATCACTGTATAGTATTATCCTCTACAGTACAGCAAGAAACATGCACTACAGCTACTTGGTTGATCAAGATTCACATTCAGATTTTGGTTGCTTGTCGGTCTCATTTCAGTAATTCAAATTGTTTACCAAAGAAATGGTGATGGAGAAGCCAAGTCCCCTGCTTGTAGGGCGGGAGTTTGTGAGGCAGTACTATACACTTCTGAACAAGGCGCCAGACTTTCTCCACAGGTATGTAGAATTAGTACCATTCTCCAGTTGTAGGCTGAAAGACTTTGGTATTCCTTGTCAATATTAATAGAAATAGTCACTGCAATCTGTCCTTGAATCTGACAGGTTCTATGGAAGACACTCGTCGTATGTGCATGGAGGTCTGGACTCCAATGGGAAGTTGGCAGAGGCGGTGTATGGTCAAGCTGTACGTACATATTTCAGTTTTCATTCCAGTGTGTACTATTCCCCCGGatatacaacccctggcaaaaaatatggaatcaccagtcttggaggatgttaatccagttgttgaattttttagaaaaaagccagatcacagacatgacacaaaactaagttaatttgaaatggcaactttctggctttaggaaacattaaaggaaatcaagaaaaaaactaattaatcagtaacagttgcttgttttagaccagccagaggggaaaaaaatatggaatcactcaattccaaggaaaaaaatatggaatcatgaaaaacaaattgacaaaagaacacttcaacgcaccactagtactttgttgcaccacctctggcttttataacagcttacagtctctgaggcatggacttaatgagtgacaatcagtactcttcatcaatctggctccaactttctctgattccagttgccagatcagttttgcaggtttgagccttgggatgcaccattttcttcaaattctactacagattttcaattggattgagcattatcgaagatgtaacgatcgccgtctccccaatgcctttacctgacatgcagccccatatcatcaacgactgaggaaatgtgcatgttttcttcaggcagttgtcttcataaatctcattggaatgtggatataactagatgaaagtcatattcagtgatgaatcgcgtttctgcaatgggcaaggtgatgatgctggaacttttgtttggtgccatttcaatgagattaatgaagacaactgcctgaaaaaaacaaggtcattgatgatatggggctgcatgtcaggtaaaggcattggggagatggcgatcgttacatcttcaataatgcttatattattatttattatataaagtttatattgacattttggacacttttcttatccaatcaattgaaaggatgtttggggatgattacatcatttttcaagatgataatgcatcttgtcatagagcaaaaactgttgaattccttgaagaaagacacataaggtcaatgtcatggcctgcaaatagtctggatctcaatccgattgaaaatctgtagtagaattaaagaaaatggtgcatcccaaggcttcaacctgcaaaactgatctggcaactggaatcagagaaagttggagccagattgatgaagagtactgattgtcactcattaagtccatgcctcagagactgtaagctgttataaaagccagaggtggtgcaacaaagtactagtggtgcgttgaagtgttcttttgtcaatttgtttcatgattccataattttttccttggaattgagtgattccatatttttttcccctctggctggtctaaaacaagcaactgttactgattaactaatttttttcttgatttcctttaatgtttcctaaagccagaaagttgccatttcaaatgaacttagttttgtgtcatgtctgtgatctggcttttttctaaaaaattaaacaactggattaacatcctctaagactggtgattccatattttttgccaggggttgtacatCTGTCATATCCAATCCGGCAGTTTGGAGCCTGGTTTTAAAATCTTTCTTAATAATCCACTTTTGCAGGAAATTCACAAGAAAGTCATGTCGCTACAGTTTAGTGAATGCCACACAAAAATAAGGCTTGTTGATGCCCACGCCACACTGAATGATGGGGTCGTTGTCCAGGTCTTGGGGGAGCTGTCAAACAATGGGCAGCCCATGAGGAAGTTCATGCAGACCTTTGTACTGGCTCCAGAGGTAACTTGTTGACACCGAACATTGCAGAGGATTTGTCCTACTTGAAATGGGTAAAGCTGTGTGTGGTTTACTTGTAACTGGTGTGATTATTTACACAGGGTTCTGTGGCTAATAAATTCTATGTACACAATGACATCTTCCGctatgaagatgaagtatttggAGATTCTGAGGCTGAGCTTGATGAAGGTAAGTGTTTACTTGTCAATGATTGTTGTTTGTAATAATGTCAAAAAAATAGTGAATGGAAGGTTGAGTAAAATCTTTTATTCGTCTTCAGAATCAGAAGaggaaatggaggaggaggctgaaGAGAGGCAACCCTCTCCAGAACCTCTTCCAGAGAATTCCAATGGCACCAACTACTATGAGCCTCATCCTGTGAGGTGAacctttgctctctctgtcatgcATAGTTATGGCATGATATAGTAATAGGAATGGTGTCTGCTGCCATACAGGCAAACACATGCAGTCTCCCTTATACATTCGTCTACTCTTCTCAGTAATGGTGTTGAGGAGCCGCTTGAGGAACCGGTCCCTGAACCAGAGCCAGAGTTAGAACCTGAGCCAAAGGCCAAGGCCCtgaaggtggagatggaggagaaggctgtggaggagatggaggagaaggctCCCTCACCTGTGCCTGAGGAGGCGCCAGCCAGCACCCAGGAAGCCCCTAAAGTGAGACGCCATCTTGGTTTAGCTGAGGAAAACGAAGTccagtgtgctttttttttttatttgattgtgttttttttattttttaattgtgaTATTTTGCAGACTTTCTCCTGGGCCTCGGTGACCAGTAAAAACCTTCCCCCAAGTGGCACAGTTCCAACTGGCGTGACGCCCCATGTTCTCAAAGCACCAAGCTCACAGGTGAATGTCTTGCATTTGTgatgtttatatttatttgtgtgtgtctagtctTCTGGAAGgtctggggggtattccatcaagcgagctaaccgtaaatcgcggctaactttgataagcctcgctaattttagagagaggtcggttccattactcccgctaacaggaatctcagctgagttgctggggtaacatatgcttctgaactaacctggtcggtggcaggctaactgcagAGCTAAATttatctgtgttgcaaaaaaaccccaccagtcggaaaacgagtcccaaaagttggttccgtcaacctgtgctccgtcacctgtagcctacaactttaaaaatagaaggagaaacttttttccgacagtgttgcaagcattgattaaggctacctattcgctagtttcaaagaatttctgaaaattatgcaacttacattgtttgaacttgatctgtgtgtggtccaaggaatgTTGCGGCTCCACGTAAAGTACgtctttcgtggtgtcatgcgcagcgtgacagaATATCAATAGAGtcatgttttgcgtgttctcgggttcggttcccatgcgatgaatttacataggctatattaacacattaatattgccatgtttagttatagtctttaatgaaaggcatcactattgataaaggatcatgtacagtagcttgttcagtgacagtaggcaggctgtcagtgggctATACCTCAtggccagcctacagcctaattctgtaaaggctataataattacaaccgcttcatatagtctattgattaggcctatagttcagatatcaaaccaactgtattacacaaattaaatatgaaatgacatattgaaagccaatattgcatttcagatctttatatttcacaaacactttggcagaactatatccttatgggagacaataggttttctcccaataggctactcccaggacaatactaatttattttatgaccaccgaaaaaaatGAACCATTTTAATCTAACGTATAGGTTATCTTTAATGTTGAAtagctgccaaagttgttttgagtttaaatagcctacttattcactcgttttgttcagagtgaagacaatcaaagtcccaattcaaaccatcacaattactgtttagcgatttacagtatgatttcgttattctcctttttaggcaactatctattttctctcgtgttcaatttgattacttccgatgaaaatcctgtagatggcgcttgtaaatcgaactgaaatcttctagtttgccttaattttacaacctgtatcctcttttcgtcaatctatggttttggtctacttttctacctcgtgcacgagcatacatgaagctgattttagcctcgtttgaataaatgagggcaagatgcagctaacttgagttgaTGGAACGGCTTCAGCCTGAAGTGAAAGTCTACGCTAGTTCAAGcgaggctatttctgttgagcgccgccttgtttagcgaggttgatggaatacccccctgatCTGATGTCCTTGTTTATTGATGTGCTTGTTTCTTGTTTCTCTTTAAGCCCCGAGGGGACACTAAGACTGAGGCACAGGCTCCGCCAATGCGGCCACGGGACCAGCGGACTCGTGAAAGACCAACCTTCACCTCAAGAGGACCCAGGCCCGGTAAGAAAATAAATCGTCCACCTGAAAGCACTGCTGCTTTTCACCGCCAGGGATCTCTGCTGATTGCTCCCTTTTGATACCATTTAGACGGTGTTGCCCCGGTGGAGTCCCAGGTCGGAAAACCACATTTAAGCTTTGTCAACAAAGGTGAGTTCTACTGTTTTCTCCTTGTGAAATAGACTTAGTGTGAGGGGAGAAAAGGCTCTCTACCTAAGCAACACCAAGATGTGAGGCATGTTTCTGTAAGGCATGTGCTGAAGAAAGCCCTCTCTGAATATGGAGTTTGATCCCCCACCTGCAGGGAGGGGGGAGCCAGAGCAGGGTGATACGGAAGGCAGGCGGATGGTGAGGTACCCAGACAGCCATCAGCTCTTCGTGGGCAACCTCCCTCATGACATTGATGAGAACGAACTAAAGGACTTCTTCATGTGTGAGTCTAGTGTCCTGTTGAATCAACATTCATTTTGAAAGGAATACAACACTTTTTTTGAAGGAAACATTCCAACATATTGCAGttacatttcttttttgttgttgtttttttaaataaatgatttGTGCTTGTTTTTTCTGTAGCATTCGGCACTGTTGTTGAGCTCCGGATTAACACCAAGGGCGTCGGCGGAAAGCTGCCGAACTTTGGTTTTGTGGTCTTTGATGACTCTGATCCCGTACAGCGAATCCTTGCAGCTAAGGTACGAACGGTATGAAAGGGTTTCCCcacattactgtacatacagtatttgctaGACAAATGCAAAACAGGTtgctagtgttgtttttggaaaTCTGTTCTATCTGTTTTTCAAAAATAATCATATAAAGCGCCTCAGACAGCACAGTGATGTAGCATTGCTAGAATCTCAGTCGCTACATGTGAGGCCCTCACCCTGTTTTTCCATTGGCTGTATTGGCTATAAAGCGGCGCCCTCATTTTGACCCTCGTTTCCCTGgtcttgctctcctctcctctcagcccaTCATGTTCCGTGGCGAGGTGCGTCTGAAcgtggaggagaagaaaacGAGGGCGGTGCGGGAGCGTGAAATCCGCGGCAGTGGACTGGACGACCGCAGAGACCTGCGACGCAGCGACCGCGGCCCAGGAGGCCCCCGCGGCGTGTCCGGCCCCGGGATGATGAGGGAGCGCGACGGCAGGGGCCCGCCACCCAGGGGGGGCATGGCCCCTAAAGCAGGTCAGGGCTCCGGCAGGGGGGCCGGCCCTCAGGGCGAGGGCCGCTTCAGCACCCAGCGTCGCTGAGCCTGCAACGCCTCGCCACCCCCTGCAGTTTGGAAGTAGTACCATGTTCATCTTCGCTTTAACGAAAGATCTACATGTATACaagtatatacttttttttttattattatgttttttttttttttttttttccaagttgGAATGTGACACAGCCTGCCaaccatttatttttgtttgaaacagacaaacaaaatccTTTGCTACTAGCTTTTGAGCAGAGCATCCTTTTCTGGTTTCTCCAGATTTCACGAACTTCAATTTGTAAATGTGACTAAATACAAACCAACAAGGAATGATCTGCAGAGTTTGGCGGAACTGGTAGACTTTGGTTTTGATAGTTTAGCCCATTTGGCAAAGAGATTACATGCCTCAAATTTATTGAGGAGATACTTTGAGAAAGCCCTCCATTGCACATTTTTCTATGATCGTTTTCTTCTCATTACCATTTAATAAGTGTTGGGTACACATTTTGTGCAGTTGGCAAACTTGCCTTTTTAGTTCTTAACTTCTTTTTTagttttcttttaataaatacTGCTTCAGCAGCATAAAAATGCACTCATCCATATGCACTGATGGGTACTTTGACATATTGACACCATAATATGCAGCTTCAGGGACATCTTGACTTGATGTCTTTAAGCTAACCTATTGAACTGGGCAGGATTCCCTTACTGCCTGTGTGCTGTGACCAATATTTCTCATACCTGTTTAAGGTTTCTGTTATTGCTGGAAAGTAACaaagttctttttttaaattatttttattttaagaaAGCTGCACCCTGGACTCAAACCctaaaggaaaaaaataaaccttaagTGGCACACAGCAGCAATGTATATGAACAATAGGAGGGTGACACTGAAAGtggcagtttgtttgttttctttatcaaggaaaagatttgtttttattttgtcattGTTAATGTTTTCTTTTAACCCTAACCTATAGTGAAGGATTGCTAGAGGGATGTCTGGATCAGCACTGACTCCATATATGAGATGCCATATGAAATGTATGGttcaaaactgaaaaaaaaggaTACTTTAATGAATAGTCCTGTTTCAACAGGAATCTCTTCTTACCTTGACTTAATTCAAGCATGATGGTGCCTTCTCTTGCACCCCTTCAGTCTTACTGATGAGCTGTGGCTGGGTGGGTTTCTCAGCAAAGTGCAACAGCCATTACAACGTGTGATACAGGGCAAAGGGGCAGTATTCTACACCACTCTGCTGGTGCATGTTTCTCTGGctcaaattgtaatttttttGGACAGCTTTTGAGTTTCAAAGATATGACCTGCTGTAAGTTTTGtacgtttatttttttatattggcTATAAGAGAACAAATAAAATTGTGCCTAAATTATGATTGAAAAGTCAAAAGTGGTTGTGACCGCAGATGTGAAGCAGTTGACCAAAAAGTTGCTTCCATCAGCGAATAAACAACTCCAGGGGAGCTACAGTGAGATCTACTGCAACAAATGCATATACCGTACACTGACAATTTggacactaaaaaagaaaacggAAACATTCTTTTTTGGATGGACTACAACTCTCCTGTTGCAAACTTTTGAACTCGAACTGAATGgatacaaagacaaaaaaaaaaaaaatggattatTGATGTCTCATCTCGCTCTGTGAGGTGTAGCTTTGGAGATTGAGGGTTGACATTTTGTAACAGTTTTCACATGCCATAAATCTGACCCCACCTCAGAGCAGCGTGGATAAGCCCCAGGCGGCAGCACATTCGGCTAGTAGGCTTtcagatgtttatgtttacCGTCATGAGCAGGTTCCACTTTGTACTGAACTCCCCTGCCCTTGCAGAGCACCCAAGACTCTCTGTGTTGCCATCAGACATCCTCTATACATGCTGTGTGCTCTGATCCATCTCcactggggaggctgcgctagTTAAGCTCGGCCTTCTCTGCCAGTAGATACGAGTGGGAGAGGAAGGGCCTCAAGAAGCAGCTCCAACAGGATATGAAACGGTGAAAGATTTCCAGTTGTCATTAAGCTATTAT from Sardina pilchardus chromosome 2, fSarPil1.1, whole genome shotgun sequence includes the following:
- the g3bp2a gene encoding ras GTPase-activating protein-binding protein 2; the protein is MVMEKPSPLLVGREFVRQYYTLLNKAPDFLHRFYGRHSSYVHGGLDSNGKLAEAVYGQAEIHKKVMSLQFSECHTKIRLVDAHATLNDGVVVQVLGELSNNGQPMRKFMQTFVLAPEGSVANKFYVHNDIFRYEDEVFGDSEAELDEESEEEMEEEAEERQPSPEPLPENSNGTNYYEPHPVSNGVEEPLEEPVPEPEPELEPEPKAKALKVEMEEKAVEEMEEKAPSPVPEEAPASTQEAPKTFSWASVTSKNLPPSGTVPTGVTPHVLKAPSSQPRGDTKTEAQAPPMRPRDQRTRERPTFTSRGPRPDGVAPVESQVGKPHLSFVNKGRGEPEQGDTEGRRMVRYPDSHQLFVGNLPHDIDENELKDFFMSFGTVVELRINTKGVGGKLPNFGFVVFDDSDPVQRILAAKPIMFRGEVRLNVEEKKTRAVREREIRGSGLDDRRDLRRSDRGPGGPRGVSGPGMMRERDGRGPPPRGGMAPKAGQGSGRGAGPQGEGRFSTQRR